The following coding sequences are from one Theropithecus gelada isolate Dixy unplaced genomic scaffold, Tgel_1.0 HiC_scaffold_16246, whole genome shotgun sequence window:
- the LOC112617424 gene encoding dipeptidase 3 isoform X3 produces MQPTGHEGSRALSRWHLRRLLLLVLVLLLRQPVTRGENTPGAPKAQFWSASVSCQTQDQTAVRLALEQIDLIRRMCASYSELELVTSAEGLNSSQKLACLIGVEGGHSLDSSLSVLRSFYVLGVRYLTLTFTCNTPWAESSTKFTHHMYTNVSGLTSFGEKVVEELNRLGMMIDLSYASDTLMRRVLEVSRAPVIFSHSAARAVCDNSLNVPDDILQLLKKNGGIVMVTLSMGVMQCNLLANVSTVADHFDHIRAVIGSEFIGIGGNYDGAGRFPQGLEDVSTYPVLIEELLSRSWSEKELQGVLRGNLLRVFRQVEKVREESRAQSPMEAEFPYGQLSTSCHSHLVPQNGHQAMHLEVTK; encoded by the exons ATGCAGCCCACAGGCCACGAGGGTTCCCGCGCGCTCAGCCGGTGGCATCTGCGGCGTCTGCTGCTCCTGGTATTGGTGCTGCTGCTGCGGCAGCCCGTAACCCGCGGGGAGAACACACCCGGCGCCCCCAAAG CTCAGTTCTGGTCAGCGTCCGTCTCATGCCAGACCCAGGACCAGACTGCCGTGCGCCTCGCCCTGGAGCAGATTGACCTCATTCGCCGCATGTGTGCCTCCTACTCTGAACTCGAGCTTGTGACCTCAGCTGAAG GTCTGAACAGCTCTCAAAAGCTGGCCTGCCTCATTGGCGTGGAGGGTGGTCACTCACTGGACAGCAGCCTGTCTGTGCTGCGCAGTTTCTATGTACTGGGAGTGCGCTACCTGACACTCACCTTCACCTGCAATACACCATG GGCAGAGAGTTCCACCAAGTTCACACACCACATGTACACCAATGTCAGCGGGTTGACAAGCTTTGGTGAG AAAGTGGTAGAAGAATTGAACCGCCTGGGCATGATGATAGATTTGTCCTATGCATCAGACACCTTGATGAGAAGGGTCCTGGAAGTGTCTCGGGCTCCTGTGATCTTCTCCCACTCAGCTGCCAGAGCTGTGTGTGACAATTCGTTGAATGTTCCCGATGACATCCTGCAGCTTCTG AAGAAGAATGGTGGCATCGTGATGGTGACACTGTCCATGGGGGTGATGCAGTGCAACCTGCTGGCTAACGTGTCCACGGTGGCAG ATCACTTTGACCACATCAGGGCAGTCATTGGATCTGAGTTCATCGGGATTGGTGGAAATTACGACGGGGCTGGCCG GTTCCCTCAGGGGCTGGAGGACGTGTCCACATACCCAGTCCTGATAGAGGAGTTGCTGAGTCGTAGCTGGAGTGAGAAAGAGCTTCAAGGTGTCCTTCGTGGAAACCTGCTGCGGGTCTTCAGACAAGTGGAAAAG GTGAGAGAGGAGAGCAGGGCGCAGAGCCCCATGGAGGCTGAGTTTCCATATGGGCAACTGAGCACATCCTGCCACTCCCACCTCGTGCCTCAGAATGGACACCAGGCTATGCATCTGGAGGTGACCAAGTAG
- the LOC112617424 gene encoding dipeptidase 3 isoform X1, protein MVRTPLSASARRLLLPGSRGQPQRHMQPTGHEGSRALSRWHLRRLLLLVLVLLLRQPVTRGENTPGAPKALSTLGSPGPFTTPGVHSTLTMPGLTTPGTTKTLDLRGRAQALMRDFPLVDGHNDLPQVLRQRYKNVLQDVNLRNFSHGQTSLDRLRDGLVGAQFWSASVSCQTQDQTAVRLALEQIDLIRRMCASYSELELVTSAEGLNSSQKLACLIGVEGGHSLDSSLSVLRSFYVLGVRYLTLTFTCNTPWAESSTKFTHHMYTNVSGLTSFGEKVVEELNRLGMMIDLSYASDTLMRRVLEVSRAPVIFSHSAARAVCDNSLNVPDDILQLLKKNGGIVMVTLSMGVMQCNLLANVSTVADHFDHIRAVIGSEFIGIGGNYDGAGRFPQGLEDVSTYPVLIEELLSRSWSEKELQGVLRGNLLRVFRQVEKVREESRAQSPMEAEFPYGQLSTSCHSHLVPQNGHQAMHLEVTK, encoded by the exons ATGGTCCGGACCCCATTGTCGGCCTCTGCCCGTCGCCTGCTCCTCCCAGGCTCCCGCGGCCAACCCCAGCGCCATATGCAGCCCACAGGCCACGAGGGTTCCCGCGCGCTCAGCCGGTGGCATCTGCGGCGTCTGCTGCTCCTGGTATTGGTGCTGCTGCTGCGGCAGCCCGTAACCCGCGGGGAGAACACACCCGGCGCCCCCAAAGCCCTCTCCACGCTGGGCTCCCCCGGCCCCTTCACCACGCCGGGCGTCCACAGCACCCTCACTATGCCAGGCCTCACTACTCCAGGCACCACCAAAACCCTGGACCTTCGGGGTCGCGCGCAGGCCCTGATGAGGGATTTCCCCCTCGTGGACGG GCACAATGACCTGCCCCAGGTCCTGAGACAGCGTTACAAGAATGTGCTTCAAGATGTTAACTTGCGAAATTTCAGTCACggtcagaccagcctggacaggcTTAGAGACGGCCTCGTGGGTGCCCAG TTCTGGTCAGCGTCCGTCTCATGCCAGACCCAGGACCAGACTGCCGTGCGCCTCGCCCTGGAGCAGATTGACCTCATTCGCCGCATGTGTGCCTCCTACTCTGAACTCGAGCTTGTGACCTCAGCTGAAG GTCTGAACAGCTCTCAAAAGCTGGCCTGCCTCATTGGCGTGGAGGGTGGTCACTCACTGGACAGCAGCCTGTCTGTGCTGCGCAGTTTCTATGTACTGGGAGTGCGCTACCTGACACTCACCTTCACCTGCAATACACCATG GGCAGAGAGTTCCACCAAGTTCACACACCACATGTACACCAATGTCAGCGGGTTGACAAGCTTTGGTGAG AAAGTGGTAGAAGAATTGAACCGCCTGGGCATGATGATAGATTTGTCCTATGCATCAGACACCTTGATGAGAAGGGTCCTGGAAGTGTCTCGGGCTCCTGTGATCTTCTCCCACTCAGCTGCCAGAGCTGTGTGTGACAATTCGTTGAATGTTCCCGATGACATCCTGCAGCTTCTG AAGAAGAATGGTGGCATCGTGATGGTGACACTGTCCATGGGGGTGATGCAGTGCAACCTGCTGGCTAACGTGTCCACGGTGGCAG ATCACTTTGACCACATCAGGGCAGTCATTGGATCTGAGTTCATCGGGATTGGTGGAAATTACGACGGGGCTGGCCG GTTCCCTCAGGGGCTGGAGGACGTGTCCACATACCCAGTCCTGATAGAGGAGTTGCTGAGTCGTAGCTGGAGTGAGAAAGAGCTTCAAGGTGTCCTTCGTGGAAACCTGCTGCGGGTCTTCAGACAAGTGGAAAAG GTGAGAGAGGAGAGCAGGGCGCAGAGCCCCATGGAGGCTGAGTTTCCATATGGGCAACTGAGCACATCCTGCCACTCCCACCTCGTGCCTCAGAATGGACACCAGGCTATGCATCTGGAGGTGACCAAGTAG
- the LOC112617424 gene encoding dipeptidase 3 isoform X2 produces the protein MVRTPLSASARRLLLPGSRGQPQRHMQPTGHEGSRALSRWHLRRLLLLVLVLLLRQPVTRGENTPGAPKALSTLGSPGPFTTPGVHSTLTMPGLTTPGTTKTLDLRGRAQALMRDFPLVDGHNDLPQVLRQRYKNVLQDVNLRNFSHGQTSLDRLRDGLVGAQFWSASVSCQTQDQTAVRLALEQIDLIRRMCASYSELELVTSAEGLNSSQKLACLIGVEGGHSLDSSLSVLRSFYVLGVRYLTLTFTCNTPWAESSTKFTHHMYTNVSGLTSFGEKVVEELNRLGMMIDLSYASDTLMRRVLEVSRAPVIFSHSAARAVCDNSLNVPDDILQLLKNGGIVMVTLSMGVMQCNLLANVSTVADHFDHIRAVIGSEFIGIGGNYDGAGRFPQGLEDVSTYPVLIEELLSRSWSEKELQGVLRGNLLRVFRQVEKVREESRAQSPMEAEFPYGQLSTSCHSHLVPQNGHQAMHLEVTK, from the exons ATGGTCCGGACCCCATTGTCGGCCTCTGCCCGTCGCCTGCTCCTCCCAGGCTCCCGCGGCCAACCCCAGCGCCATATGCAGCCCACAGGCCACGAGGGTTCCCGCGCGCTCAGCCGGTGGCATCTGCGGCGTCTGCTGCTCCTGGTATTGGTGCTGCTGCTGCGGCAGCCCGTAACCCGCGGGGAGAACACACCCGGCGCCCCCAAAGCCCTCTCCACGCTGGGCTCCCCCGGCCCCTTCACCACGCCGGGCGTCCACAGCACCCTCACTATGCCAGGCCTCACTACTCCAGGCACCACCAAAACCCTGGACCTTCGGGGTCGCGCGCAGGCCCTGATGAGGGATTTCCCCCTCGTGGACGG GCACAATGACCTGCCCCAGGTCCTGAGACAGCGTTACAAGAATGTGCTTCAAGATGTTAACTTGCGAAATTTCAGTCACggtcagaccagcctggacaggcTTAGAGACGGCCTCGTGGGTGCCCAG TTCTGGTCAGCGTCCGTCTCATGCCAGACCCAGGACCAGACTGCCGTGCGCCTCGCCCTGGAGCAGATTGACCTCATTCGCCGCATGTGTGCCTCCTACTCTGAACTCGAGCTTGTGACCTCAGCTGAAG GTCTGAACAGCTCTCAAAAGCTGGCCTGCCTCATTGGCGTGGAGGGTGGTCACTCACTGGACAGCAGCCTGTCTGTGCTGCGCAGTTTCTATGTACTGGGAGTGCGCTACCTGACACTCACCTTCACCTGCAATACACCATG GGCAGAGAGTTCCACCAAGTTCACACACCACATGTACACCAATGTCAGCGGGTTGACAAGCTTTGGTGAG AAAGTGGTAGAAGAATTGAACCGCCTGGGCATGATGATAGATTTGTCCTATGCATCAGACACCTTGATGAGAAGGGTCCTGGAAGTGTCTCGGGCTCCTGTGATCTTCTCCCACTCAGCTGCCAGAGCTGTGTGTGACAATTCGTTGAATGTTCCCGATGACATCCTGCAGCTTCTG AAGAATGGTGGCATCGTGATGGTGACACTGTCCATGGGGGTGATGCAGTGCAACCTGCTGGCTAACGTGTCCACGGTGGCAG ATCACTTTGACCACATCAGGGCAGTCATTGGATCTGAGTTCATCGGGATTGGTGGAAATTACGACGGGGCTGGCCG GTTCCCTCAGGGGCTGGAGGACGTGTCCACATACCCAGTCCTGATAGAGGAGTTGCTGAGTCGTAGCTGGAGTGAGAAAGAGCTTCAAGGTGTCCTTCGTGGAAACCTGCTGCGGGTCTTCAGACAAGTGGAAAAG GTGAGAGAGGAGAGCAGGGCGCAGAGCCCCATGGAGGCTGAGTTTCCATATGGGCAACTGAGCACATCCTGCCACTCCCACCTCGTGCCTCAGAATGGACACCAGGCTATGCATCTGGAGGTGACCAAGTAG